gtggaaaataaatgaactcCTCGACGATCTTAATTAGTCTcaacaaatgacttttttttttgttcataaacTGTGATGATTGTTGCAGAGCGAATGAGAAGTGGCTCTTTGCATCTGAATGCGATATATGTTCAAAAAAGTAGAATGATTACTGGGAGGGGgggtatttcaaaataaaagctgaggATATATCTGTCAAAGCAACCATAACACTAGATTTCTAGTTGgggatttcaaaataagattcaAACAACCATAGGAATGAACATCAAATATTTCTTGCTCTagtttattatatataatatattaagatTTGgctttagttcatttttttctattttccctttttttcatttcatgatCTCTTTAATAAAGGACCTTCAATTTTTCATTCTGACCCACCTGCATGCTTGTGCAAATTAAAAATACTGGATGATTAAGAACCGCACATTCAATACGTAAACGCGATGAAGGGAAAACTAAATTGCATCGGATTTACAAACGATGCATGCAGTCATACTTCTTTTTGTTAAACCACAAATTATGCAAATATGCCCATAGAGAAAACCCAAATACTTATTTGTCACAAGTCTGATATGTATAGTAATAATTAATTAGCACTGCAAAACACTGCAGCATACAGTGTGGGACTACTAATGTGGCTACTGCATGACCAGCAATTATAAATTTTTGTATTACTCTACAATGCATTAAATTTCATCAGGTCCAACTGACCTCGCGGAAAAGACTGACTACACCAAACAAGTCGCCAATCAGTCCTTGGGCGCCCACCGTCAGACAACCAATCGCAATCACATCACTACTGAGTCAATGAcccaatgaaaataaatgaaacattaGTGGTTATCCGATCATTGATGGAACAATTGGCTCGCATGCTCTAAATACAAAAATTTGGCGATGAATGGTCATCTGGATGTGATTATAACTCAGAAATACTTGAGAAAAGAAATACGTGAATAATCACGGTCATAGCCTTCAATTCATAATGCTTGCTGCCTTTCATACAGTTACTAGAACCCACTTATCCTTTTCAGCTTCATTGGTGACCTTGCCAATCAGTAGAAATACCTTGGTTTTGGAGTGTTCAGTATGTGAGAAGTTTGTGCTAATGGATTCCAATCAGACAGCCAGTTTCACATTAAGAGAGAATTTTTTTCCCTATGAAAATAATCGAGATGATTGTCTcgaatccttataaagcgtgatttgtgtgtgtgtgtgtatgtgtgtgtgtatgttaagattctctcgccacgtttgtccaaaccatgcaacATGGAgagttgaattattattattgttatagtggccagaaacggctgacAGATCCAAGCCCCCTGCTTGTAATACCCAAGTATGAATAGGTTCATATACCTATATCCAATGTTGAAAGCAGTATAATAAGCAATCATTTAACCATTGTCAAATCATCAACAAGTATACTTTCATTTTCCAGTTTGGATAAGAATTCTAAACCACCCACAATACTCGCCCccagtcaactgggataggctgccTGCAACCTTGACCAGAATAAGCAttgttgaaaatggaaaaaataaataacttgtaTAATAAACTGTAAAggcaaattaataattaaattatttcaacACCAATTACTAACCTCTCATGGAGACTATTATTCCAATCTTTTTTTACTAGTAATTTCACTGTTGCTTTTCTGGCTCCCACACAACGTCCTTGTAAGTAAATGAATAGCTGACGTATCACCGAATGACACAGAATAGAATTTGACAATAATCAAAAGAATCTCAGAACAAGGAGTTGTAttagaatgtccctgaaagaaGAAAATCTATCAGAAACCAATAATGATAgcatgaaacaaaaaacaaaaaagtggggTTATTGGGCTCAATCAGAATTTTAAGATAAAACTACAAAAGGAACTTGAATTTCCAAAACTCTTGAAAAATGTCATCTGTAGGAGAATAATTCTTTCACACACATCTGACAGTAAATAAGGTAATCTGCATTAACACTATACCTTTATAGGAAGTATATGGTAATGCGACCTTGGGAACTGAGCCATTCACATTACACATTTTGTGCATGAATGCATTTTGCAGAGTCAGCAACCAATTCAGATGATGAATATTAGTCATGTGCTCCACTACACGTACATATAAATCAACGTTTctttaaacaaaagaaagaatcaATGATCCATGtattttcataattattttcattaaaaagctATTCATTTACATTGAAATGTTAAACGCAACAAACAGCAACAGCCATGTGTTCACACATCAAGTTCAATAAGGCTGATCATTAGGTCACATTATTTAGGACATGAAGCCAAGCTGGTGGTTCTTTAAAAATCTAtgctgggatgaaggtgcaaggCTGTTTGGATGCACACAAGAGAAGAGTTCCAAGCTGATTATATAGTTCTACTGCCCTCAGGAGGACACATTTCGTAAGGCCACATGACAAGGATTCTCAATGTGGGGGCCACATTTATGGCAAAAACTCTACAACTATTGCTCTCTTTGAAGCAGTTACATATGGAAATTCCAAAACAGGTTCAAAAGGTCATTTTAGTTAGTAAGATTCAAGGGTTTCAATAGtgtctttgttaaaaaaaaatagcggaATCTTCTAAAATATGCTTTAAAATGGGGATAGGTTTGTGTGGGGTGGGCTGCCAAGTGTACTATGATGATTAGAATGATCGTTTATGTTAAAATTTGACACTTTGGTCCacacttgaccatcactggtTACATATGAtcatgtgacattgcttggccaatcagtgctgccaggaattttacattttaaaaatcatattttactttacgctaaagtagggttcggtgaatgcgcatatgaaattGGTTGGGTTCAGCAGCGCCAActaggttaagaaccactgggtTAAACTGAGCAGGATGGAATGGAGGCCACACAACTTAGACTTCTGCTTGATTTCCAGTTCTAAAATCAGTATAAAACCAACTTGAAGATTTTAGGCCATTTGGTCAGTATTGTTGGGAATGAATATGATACCACATTTTGAGCATGCATATTTAGttaaattgtatttgtttataaaaatgcatatttatttgGCAAATATGGCACTTGTTTGATTTCCTGTCAGATATTATTTCAACTAGAAATGTAAATCTTTTCTATCTTTAGAGGATTACCAACTTGTGGTATTTTCGTTTGTCAGGAAGAAACCGGCAAGCAAATTTTTTTTTCGATCTCTTTCAGCtctaaattattattaatattattatttttttaattcggCTAAATTCCTTTATCACTGGTGATACTTGTACCACACTTTAAGATCTGCTGATCTAGATTTTAAAACAATAGGAttgtattttagtattttaagtattttaaatCACAATAATGTTAGTCATTTTAATTATGATGTACCAACTGACACTTAAAGGTTCTATGAAATAGGCCAGcaataacattaaaattaattttctacATGACATTAGCTGTCATTTTTACCTTTCAAATGGTCACCATTTCATAGCACCTtcaaaagtcattaaaacatcACATTAAGGAACCtgaaattagctttttttcctaCACTAAAAATCCATTCTATAAATCCTGATTCCACAGGTTTAAATTTGCCTTAGTATAATAGTTTGTTCCAGTATTTATCCTTCTTACTCACGCTTCTCACCATATGAAAAGGTCGAGGTAGAGCACAAGGAAGCAGCAAGCCCAAGCCATCCTTCATACGAGGCTTCttctcttccttccttccattcGACGATCACAGCAGAGTAGATGAATAATGGCCAGTTGCGTTTTGCCATCAGGAAATGATGCGAATCCCAAAGTTCTTTTTCAGCTGCTCCAGGAAGATGAACGTGAGCACTGTATGAGGAATCAATCGAATCCCTGCAGGAACAAGGCCCTGCACCACAATGGAGAAGATTACTTTAATGTCAAGTACATTTAAGTCAAGTACGTGTTACTACCTTATAAAATGCCAGAGGACCCAATTTGGCAGTTTCTTGCAAGCAATGTCGCACCCCCTGAAAATAAAGTAACACTGGTTAGTCCAAGTGCCTAAAAATGTCACTTATTCTTTTTTCCATCAAGTCAGACTTCCATAATGTTCaaatacaaaattttaaataagttTAAAGGTTACTACTACATCAGAAAAGTATTTCTTATGCACTCCATTATTACATGTATTTCTAACCatacataattttaaaaagtattgctttataaataaaagatggctaataaaattattaaataagaCAATTGATCTAAACAAGGCGGTATGCTGACAGTTGACCAAACCATGTGGACATAAAATAactgataaaaatgaaacatgacATAAAATGAAGAAGGGAGCAGGAAGAACAGTCACCACAAACAGTCGCtgtaataaaaatagaatagaaCAACAGGTTGACTAGTTATCTAGGAGTGTACCAATGTTCTAATTACTTGGAAATTATGCTGTTTAATTTGTTGTTCTGTGATAATTAACCTTTGAAACAGTGACTACTATGAAACTTAAGTACATCTGACAAAGTGGGTGTTTTTGAGTTATAATACTAATACGTTGTAGTTTGCAAAAAcgaaaatatatagaaaacaaCAACTTACAGTGTACTCTCCCTTTGAGTTCATGAGTCTTGTCTTTAGAACATCAAGAGGCTGACAAAGGAACGTTGCACAACCTCCCTGCATAAAGTGCACATTGAAACACTTgctaaatacaacaaaaaaactgttctGTAAGCACTTGAACTTGAACTAAACACTTACCGCAATGAAGCTTGAGAGGAAGTGTGTGAACATGTTATCTCCCAGCATTCCCGTTCCTAACACAAGCTGCTTTGCCTGGTCATAGCAAGCCAACTGAAAGAGGAGGTAAATTATGGTGAGGAGAATACCACATCAAGAAACTTCATTGGTGCTCATAATTAGTCTTCAAGAACTCTAGTAAACTAccactatatacatataaaattgGAAAGGTAATTTGAACTATAGTATGTTTTAAAACAGCTGCTTAACAATCACACTGGAAATTTCTGAACACATTCCAGAACACATGTTGAGAGATTGAAATCCAATGATCTTTAATGGCTTTCGTGACCTTGTCTGTAGTATTTTGGAAGTATCAAGTATACTGAATGGGTCACTCACACTGATTTTAAATTCTGGATGCTTTAATCTGGTGAGAAATAGTTGAATTACGGCAATTACAACAGGGACAATATGATATATATCATGTAGAGGTGAAATGAAACCACATTAAACTGTCTGGATTTCGGTCCAGACCAAAGAATGGAATTTTTTGGTGGTAATATGCCTCAAGTAGATCAACTTACCTGTCCCACAGTGACCAAGGCTCCCCTGCTGGACGCCATGCTGGCTCCTGAGAACAGCTTCCTCACCCCCTCTGTGGAACAGTTAATAGTTTACAAATCACAATAGTTTAATACCAAGTCAGTGCCCATGTATATTATTTACCTTCTCTGAAGACTCGGAACAACCCATCTAAGGCATGTTTGTAGCTGAGGAAAAACATTTAGGTTTAAGTTTACAGACAAGCAATCAAACAGAGGAAATCATAAGAGCATTTTATGTTCATTAAAAGTCTGTTACTTACTTTCTCCTCATTTCAGCTGGTAGTTTCATGTCATTTTGCATCCTgaatcaaaaaaatgcatttgaagaTTTTAATCACGTGAATAAATGACAGAATATTCGTCATTCATGGCAGGTTACCTGACATTCACCATATCTGCTGGCGTGCCAACGAAACCCCCAGTACAACCTATTAAGATACAAAGTAGTAAATTGAATGAAATATCTTCCTGTGGATGAGCAAACACAAACCTCCAAATGCTCCTAACATGACTTTTTGATAGAAAGGCATGGGACCCTGGGTTTGATTTCCAATCATATCCCTCACTGTCTCATAGATGGCAAATCTGGTTAGGGAATATGACATCTGTAAAAGAAAGgattataaaaaaagagaatgtttGTAACTATAGTTTGCAACTTATCACAGGAAACAAATTTAATGGGAGGTTTCCATACAACATTAATAAAACAGTtagcaaaaatgtcaacataccTGTCTGCAAAGGGAAGCAGAAAGGCCATTGTATAGAGCAAGAATTCCATCATTCTTTACCACTTGGACGGCCATGCCAAACATCCTCTGCTTAACCTCCTGCTGTGTTTGTAGGTGCACCTTCAAATAATACAAAAGCACAATTGAAAAATCCATTCTCTTATTACCACCATTACAACTTCGATCGgcataaaacaaatgttttttctttcaagCATAAGTGCATTATACTGCACCAGTAAATACCTTCTTCATCTATTCTAAACATAACCCTAATTCTAAATGTAACCCTATACCACGCTGGGTTAGGTTTAGAATTAGCGCCATCTATCTAGGAGAGAAGTATATTAAAGGGgaaagggaaatgaatgaggtcattgatatttactataatttggacaacgtcggcggaccGGATTGAAAAGCCTAaagggccgtatatggcccgcgggccttagtTTGGTGGCATAGTACTCCTTTACCAGGAGAGATACATTACTCCAATGGGCTATAATTCAAATTGTCAACCCAAATATATACCAAAAGACTTGCAAACCATTAACTGCACGTTATTGTGTCGCAAACGTGAAAAAGGGAACACTTGCAATACTTTGACACCAGAAAAAACTTCCTGTGACTTTTGCAAGGATGAACTTTATGTGCTTTGCTAAGCTTTTGTCCTTTAAAAGCCCCCACCTCCTGTAGTAGCCCACTTTCCTCTGATTGGTTCTGAGAACTTGGCAAAGTGAATAGAAACCCATCTGCCCTTTGGAGGAATAGCAGAAAAGGGTGGCCTACAGAGAGTGTAGACTGTAGAAGCAGAATAATGTCTGACACAGCAGAATTTTTGTCGTGATTGTTTTTCTGTCTTCCTCTTCAACAATCAGAATGTGCAATGTGGCTGAATTTCTAGCTTAAAGAAAGGGACCACACACTCTACTAAAAATTTGTAATCAATGGCGTCCTGTCAATAATTACACACCACATGACTCCTGAACGTTAGGTCATGTgatgttgtgtttgtttttacaatgtCATTCAAGTGCAAGTATGTCAATGTCTTGGTATGCAGCAGTTTGCCCAGATGCAATATATAGAAGCAACGTGCATAAAATCGGTAACATGAAGCAAACTTTAAAGCACTACGGCTAAAACTATCTATCGTGGGTTATTCCTATATTTGCTACATACTTAGGATTGTGTACCCATCACGTAAATGATCTCAGTGAATCAGACTTTGACTCGTATAGATGACAAAGTCCAGTTGCAACATTTTTGGTGTTACCTTTTCATAATCCCTAAAATTTAACTATTACCTCATAAAACCATGCTCTATTTGGATGCACTTAAACATGTATGGGGTCAAATAACCATATCTTTTAGGATAATAATTCAAGACTCCAACAAGTTTACAGCATGAGTAGATATATTTCTCTTGGTGTCTTTGTGGAATTTTAAACTAAGGATGTCCTTGATCCGCTTATTTGGTTGGAAATTGGGCCTAATCAATTCATTATCAGAGGATCAGAATTGGGTACAAAGATCTGatcataaaaatgtattcatgtattgCTATTGGGCTGCACTAAAACCAAAGTAATGTCAAAGACAAGCCAAGGATTACTACCCAAACTATATTGGCTCGTAGGCTGCAATTTAAAGACCACTTTCCCAAATATGATTAGTTTTATTTGGAGATTTGAGAGATCAGGACCACAATTGTTTACCAAATTATCCCAAGAATTGAATACCTGattaatattattgttttattttgctgcACTACTTTAAAAAACTGCTATTACTTGCACCACACAGAATAATGTGGCTTGCTACGTCTCCATCTCCAACAAGCGATAATAATTGACTATCGAATCGCACCGATATAGATTATATCGCGATTGCCCTCTGCAGGCTGGGTTAAGGCCTGTTTTCCTCAACACCTCATCGAACGGTGAGGTGCAACCCCTCACCTTGAGGAGATCCAGAGGATGCGTGCAGCAAGCTGCTCCACATGACGCCAAGCCACCAAAATACCAGCGCGACATGCGTTTCTCCGTCATGGCTCCTTCTGGTAGAGTCGCGCGTTGCATCTAAACAGCGGTGGCCGCCTTCTTGCTTCCCAGCACGGGCGCTCGTACGGGCTCTGCACCGCCGCTGGATGTATTCGGACCTGCCGATAACCTTGTTAATCTTCAAACATTCCGATAAGAGGCGTGCACTTTGGCTCCACGTGGACTTGGCACAACCCCGTCACATATTTTGGAGTCAAAACGAGAACGTGCGTGCGCGCACGGAGCTCACTTTCAATGTGCAACGATTCAGGAAGCAGCTGAGACGCGAGAGAGAAGATCAGCCAATGGACAGCGTTGATGCCGGAGCTGCCTACCCGCCCCTTCACACTTGGCCACAATGCAAACCACTCTCACTCCACTTTTTCCCACGATCAAAAAGCGATCGAATGAAGAAAAAGGTTGGATTTTAGATTAGACTTCAATGCAATTCTCTGCAGAGAAAACCTTTCCTTCTATTTCTTTCCAATCATTTTATAGGGGGGGGTTGCATATCAGTCAGACCTTGGGCCGCCCAGGCAGGGGCGTCACTCGATTTTATGAGCTGAGAAATTTAAGCCCCCCAAATGTTTTGAGAGAATTTAGTGGACGTAAACTTAACACATggctaaaaaagaaagaataataataactgaGGGACAGAGAACAAATGCTccctctatatatgtatatatatatggatgtcaaactgtatttgtatatttttatgctCCCTTCAAAATGAACAAGGACTCacacaaatgtgttttattggGTGCTAACTGTTAGTAACATGTGATATAAATAAGAATGCAAATTGAAAAACACATTGTCAGTCttaaaaataccaaatttaCAAATAACCCTGGcaataatcaaaataaatgtcattgtaTTAGTGTAGAAAATCCTCAGAAATACTCTTGACAAATCAACTAATTCAAGATGACTACATAGAAAACAATGAAACAGAACTATCACTTTTTTCACATTCTCTTTCTCTgcctcacatacacacacacacacacacacacacacacacacacacacacacacacacacacacacacacacaacccacCTCCCATCCACGCACACACGCATTAACAATACACACTAGTCCTCTGTTTGGTTTACCACCCACTCTCATCACTAGGACACGCCGATTGAAATTTTACAAATGTGTGCATATTAGTAAACACCACAGCATTTAAATACCCGTGGCCTCACATAAAACCATCCATTTAAatcaagttgttgttgtttttctttaaaaaaaatctatgtattAGTTGTTTAAGTGAAATAACACTGAAATAAAACATCTGCTATCAAACACATTTCAATCAGCGGCTAGATCACCCAAAAacaacctttaaaaaaagttttacacAAATGATTTTTCCTGTGGCTTTGCCTCCCCTGCTGCCCCTGAATGTTGGATGTCTTTTGCTGCTCTCCCCACAGGCAGTATTCCTCCTCCCTTTGGAGAAGAACCAATGTGTATGAGAGCGCCAcctagcagcagcagcacactGGCTCCCCAGCCCAAATAGAGCGCCGGTCCTAGCTCTCTCTTCAGGGGTGCTGCCACATTCATATCATAAAATTCTCTAATGGTTGAATACGCTGTCCAACAGATGGGTACCAAGAACGCCAAACCGGCTACGATAAAAAGCACCCCTGCTATCCTGGAAAGCCGAGCCTTGGGTTCTTGGTTGTTGTCACCCAGGCAGTGGGTGCACTTGGCCCCCATCACCCCAAGTAGGAGGGCCAGAATGCAGAGCATCAGAGAGAGGACAGTAAGACACCGCGCCGCTTGAGTAGCCGTGGGCAGGGCCAGCGTTGAGTCGTATGTCTTACATTGGATCTGACCTGTGGTCTGAGATAGGCAGTTCATCCATAATCCTTCCCACGTAACCTGGGCGATCACTAGCTCCCCTCCCACAAAGGCCGACACGCGCCACAGAGGAGCCGCGCACACCAGTATCCCACCCACCCAGCCAAGAATCGCCAGCACCAAA
This region of Stigmatopora nigra isolate UIUO_SnigA chromosome 6, RoL_Snig_1.1, whole genome shotgun sequence genomic DNA includes:
- the slc25a10b gene encoding mitochondrial dicarboxylate carrier, coding for MQRATLPEGAMTEKRMSRWYFGGLASCGAACCTHPLDLLKVHLQTQQEVKQRMFGMAVQVVKNDGILALYNGLSASLCRQMSYSLTRFAIYETVRDMIGNQTQGPMPFYQKVMLGAFGGCTGGFVGTPADMVNVRMQNDMKLPAEMRRNYKHALDGLFRVFREEGVRKLFSGASMASSRGALVTVGQLACYDQAKQLVLGTGMLGDNMFTHFLSSFIAGGCATFLCQPLDVLKTRLMNSKGEYTGVRHCLQETAKLGPLAFYKGLVPAGIRLIPHTVLTFIFLEQLKKNFGIRIIS
- the LOC144198735 gene encoding claudin-4-like; its protein translation is MASTSLQLLGLVLAILGWVGGILVCAAPLWRVSAFVGGELVIAQVTWEGLWMNCLSQTTGQIQCKTYDSTLALPTATQAARCLTVLSLMLCILALLLGVMGAKCTHCLGDNNQEPKARLSRIAGVLFIVAGLAFLVPICWTAYSTIREFYDMNVAAPLKRELGPALYLGWGASVLLLLGGALIHIGSSPKGGGILPVGRAAKDIQHSGAAGEAKPQEKSFV